In Triticum urartu cultivar G1812 chromosome 6, Tu2.1, whole genome shotgun sequence, the following proteins share a genomic window:
- the LOC125515242 gene encoding thioredoxin-like protein CDSP32, chloroplastic produces MASTAQLLGHLAGSTTTASLSVTPVGGGSSKVRFLPAKAQRRRVVARPRAAVSGAEKEKAKPAGKEDERVVQVHSAEEFDSALQKAKNRLVVVEFAASHSVNSKRIYPCMVDLSRTCGDVDFLLVMGDESEATRELCKREGITQVPHFSFYKGTEKVHEEEGIGPDQLAGDVLYYGDNHAGVVQLHSRTDVEALMAENSGEDGKLLVLDVGLKHCGPCVKVYPTVVKLSRSMADTAVFARMNGDENDACMQFLKDMEVVEVPTFLFIRDKKIVGRYVGSGKGELIGEILRYQGVRVTY; encoded by the coding sequence ATGGCGTCCACCGCCCAGCTTCTCGGCCACCTCGCCGGCTCCACCACCACAGCCAGCCTTAGCGTCACGCCTgtgggcggcggcagcagcaaGGTCAGGTTCCTGCCGGCGAAGGCGCAGAGGCGGCGCGTGGTGGCGCGGCCGCGGGCGGCGGTGTCCGGCGCGGAGAAGGAGAAGGCCAAGCCGGCCGGcaaggaggacgagcgcgtggtGCAGGTGCACAGCGCGGAGGAGTTCGACAGCGCGCTCCAGAAGGCCAAGAACCggctggtggtggtggagttcGCGGCGAGCCACAGCGTGAACAGCAAGCGCATCTACCCGTGCATGGTGGACCTCAGCCGCACCTGCGGCGACGTCGACTTCCTCCTGGTCATGGGCGACGAGTCGGAGGCCACGCGGGAGCTCTGCAAGCGGGAGGGCATCACCCAGGTGCCGCACTTCTCCTTCTACAAGGGCACCGAGAAGGTGCACGAGGAGGAGGGCATCGGCCCCGACCAGCTCGCCGGCGACGTGCTCTACTACGGCGACAACCACGCCGGCGTCGTGCAGCTGCACAGCCGGACGGACGTGGAGGCGCTCATGGCAGAGAACAGCGGCGAGGACGGGAAGCTGTTGGTGCTGGACGTCGGGCTCAAGCACTGCGGGCCCTGCGTCAAGGTCTACCCCACCGTCGTCAAGCTCTCCCGCTCCATGGCCGACACCGCCGTCTTCGCGCGCATGAACGGCGACGAGAACGACGCATGCATGCAGTTCCTCAAGGACATGGAGGTCGTCGAGGTGCCTACCTTCCTCTTCATCAGGGACAAGAAAATCGTCGGCCGCTACGTCGGCTCCGGCAAGGGGGAGCTCATCGGCGAGATCCTCCGGTACCAGGGCGTCAGGGTCACATACTAA